The following proteins are encoded in a genomic region of Pseudomonas saponiphila:
- a CDS encoding efflux RND transporter permease subunit → MNLSGPFIKRPVATMLLSLAIMLLGGVSFGLLPVSPLPQMDFPVIVVQASLPGASPEVMASTVATPLERSFGAIAGVNTMSSRSSQGSTRVILQFDLDRDINGAAREVQAAINASRNLLPSGMRSMPTYKKVNPSQAPIMVLSLTSDVLEKGQLYDLASTILSQSLSQVRGVGEVQIGGSSLPAVRIELEPQLLNQYGVALDDVRNAIANANQRRPKGSVEDDQRLWQIQANDQLEKARDYEPLIIHYKDGAALRLKDVAKVSDGVEDRYNSGFFNDDAAVLLVINRQAGANIIETVNEIKAQLPALQAVLPASVKLNLAMDRSPVIKATLHEAEMTLLIAVALVILVVFLFLGNFRASVIPTLAVPVSLVGTFAVMYLYGFSLNNLSLMALILATGLVVDDAIVVLENISRHIDEGIAPMKAAYLGAKEVGFTLLSMNVSLVAVFLSILFMGGIIQSLFREFSITLAAAIVVSLVVSLTLTPMLCARWLKPHTPGQENTLQRWSRRSNEWMVGKYATSLDWVLRHKRLTLFSLLVTIGVNVALYVVVPKTFMPQQDTGQLIGFVRGDDGLSFSVMQPKMEIFRRAVLKDTAVESVAGFIGGNNGTNNAFMLVRLKPIKERDISAQKVIERLRKEMPKVPGAQLMLMADQDLQFGGGREQTTSQYSYILQSGDLGELRQWYPKVVSALRALPELTAIDAREGRGAQQVTLVVDRDQAKRLGVDMNMVTAVLNNAYSQRQISTIYDSLNQYQVVMEVNPKYARDPITLNQVQVITSEGARIPLSTIAHYENSLEDDRVSHEGQFASESISFDMAEGVTVEQGTAAIERAIAKLGMPEDVIIKMAGTADAFAATQKGQPFMILGALLAVYLVLGVLYESYIHPLTILSTLPSAGVGALLSIYVLGGEFSLISLLGLFLLIGVVKKNAILMIDLALQLERHQGLDPLQSIRSACLQRLRPILMTTLAAILGALPLLLGGAEGSEMRQPLGLTIIGGLVFSQVLTLYTTPVVYLYLDRLRHKFNHWRGVRTDAALETPL, encoded by the coding sequence ATGAATCTCTCAGGTCCTTTCATCAAGCGCCCCGTGGCGACCATGCTGCTGTCGTTGGCAATCATGTTGCTGGGCGGGGTGAGCTTCGGCCTGCTGCCGGTGTCGCCGCTGCCGCAGATGGATTTTCCGGTGATCGTGGTCCAGGCCAGCCTGCCCGGGGCCAGCCCCGAGGTCATGGCCTCCACCGTGGCCACGCCGCTGGAGCGCTCCTTCGGCGCGATCGCCGGGGTCAACACCATGAGCAGCCGCTCCAGCCAGGGCTCGACCCGGGTGATCCTGCAGTTCGACCTGGACCGCGACATCAACGGCGCGGCCCGGGAAGTGCAAGCGGCCATCAACGCCTCGCGCAACCTGTTGCCCAGCGGCATGCGCAGCATGCCCACCTACAAGAAGGTCAACCCGTCCCAGGCACCGATCATGGTGCTGTCGCTGACCTCCGATGTGCTGGAGAAGGGCCAGCTCTACGACCTGGCCTCGACCATCCTGTCCCAGAGCCTGTCCCAGGTGCGGGGCGTGGGCGAAGTGCAGATCGGCGGCAGCTCCTTGCCGGCGGTGCGCATCGAGCTGGAGCCGCAGTTGCTCAACCAGTACGGCGTGGCCCTGGATGACGTGCGCAATGCCATCGCCAATGCCAACCAGCGCCGGCCCAAGGGCTCGGTGGAGGATGATCAGCGGCTGTGGCAGATCCAGGCCAACGACCAGCTGGAAAAGGCCCGTGACTACGAACCGCTGATCATCCACTACAAGGACGGTGCGGCCCTGCGCCTGAAAGACGTGGCCAAGGTCAGCGACGGGGTGGAAGACCGCTACAACAGCGGTTTCTTCAACGACGATGCGGCGGTGCTGCTGGTGATCAACCGTCAGGCCGGGGCCAACATCATCGAGACGGTGAACGAGATCAAGGCCCAGTTGCCGGCGTTGCAGGCGGTGCTGCCGGCCAGCGTCAAGCTCAACCTGGCCATGGACCGCTCGCCGGTGATCAAGGCCACCCTGCACGAGGCCGAGATGACCCTGCTGATCGCCGTGGCCCTGGTGATCCTGGTGGTGTTCCTGTTCCTCGGCAATTTCCGCGCGTCGGTGATTCCGACCCTGGCGGTGCCGGTTTCGCTGGTGGGCACCTTCGCCGTCATGTACCTCTATGGCTTTTCCCTGAACAACCTGTCGCTGATGGCGCTGATCCTCGCCACCGGCCTGGTGGTGGACGACGCCATCGTGGTCCTGGAGAACATTTCCCGGCATATCGACGAAGGCATCGCGCCGATGAAGGCCGCCTACCTAGGGGCCAAGGAGGTGGGTTTCACCTTGCTGTCGATGAACGTTTCGCTGGTGGCGGTGTTCCTGTCGATCCTGTTCATGGGCGGGATCATCCAGAGCCTGTTCCGCGAGTTCTCCATTACCCTGGCGGCGGCCATCGTGGTGTCCCTGGTGGTGTCCCTGACCCTGACCCCGATGCTCTGCGCGCGCTGGCTCAAGCCTCACACTCCGGGTCAGGAAAACACCCTGCAACGCTGGAGCCGGCGCAGCAACGAGTGGATGGTGGGCAAGTACGCCACCAGCCTGGACTGGGTGCTGCGGCACAAGCGCCTGACCCTGTTCAGCCTGCTGGTCACCATCGGCGTCAACGTGGCCCTGTACGTGGTGGTGCCCAAGACCTTCATGCCGCAGCAGGATACCGGCCAGTTGATCGGCTTCGTCCGGGGCGACGACGGCCTGTCCTTCAGCGTGATGCAGCCGAAGATGGAGATCTTCCGCCGCGCGGTGCTCAAGGACACGGCGGTGGAAAGCGTGGCCGGCTTCATCGGCGGCAACAACGGCACCAACAACGCTTTCATGCTGGTGCGCCTGAAGCCGATCAAGGAGCGCGATATCTCGGCGCAGAAGGTCATCGAGCGCCTGCGCAAGGAAATGCCCAAGGTGCCCGGCGCGCAACTGATGCTGATGGCCGACCAGGACCTGCAGTTCGGTGGTGGCCGCGAGCAGACCACCTCGCAGTATTCCTACATCCTGCAAAGCGGTGACCTGGGCGAGCTGCGCCAGTGGTACCCGAAAGTGGTCAGCGCGCTGCGCGCCTTGCCCGAGCTGACCGCCATCGATGCCCGCGAAGGCCGCGGTGCCCAGCAGGTGACCCTGGTGGTCGACCGCGACCAGGCCAAGCGCCTGGGAGTGGACATGAACATGGTCACCGCGGTGCTCAACAACGCCTACAGCCAGCGGCAGATCTCCACCATCTACGACAGCCTCAACCAGTACCAGGTGGTGATGGAGGTCAACCCGAAATACGCCCGGGACCCGATCACCCTGAACCAGGTGCAGGTAATCACCAGCGAGGGCGCGCGGATTCCGCTGTCGACCATCGCCCATTACGAAAACAGCCTGGAAGACGACCGGGTCAGCCACGAAGGGCAGTTCGCCTCGGAGAGCATTTCCTTCGACATGGCCGAAGGCGTGACCGTGGAGCAGGGCACCGCCGCCATCGAACGGGCGATCGCCAAGCTGGGCATGCCCGAGGACGTGATCATCAAGATGGCCGGCACCGCCGATGCCTTCGCCGCCACCCAGAAGGGCCAGCCGTTCATGATCCTCGGCGCGTTGCTGGCGGTGTACCTGGTGCTCGGGGTGCTCTATGAAAGCTACATCCACCCGCTGACCATTCTCTCGACCCTGCCGTCGGCCGGGGTCGGCGCCTTGCTCTCGATCTACGTGCTGGGCGGCGAGTTCAGCCTGATCTCGCTGCTGGGGCTGTTCCTGCTGATCGGCGTGGTGAAGAAGAACGCGATCCTGATGATCGACCTGGCGCTGCAACTGGAGCGCCACCAGGGCCTGGACCCGTTGCAATCGATCCGCAGTGCCTGCCTGCAACGCCTGCGGCCGATCCTGATGACCACCCTGGCGGCGATCCTCGGCGCCTTGCCGTTGCTGCTGGGAGGCGCCGAAGGCTCGGAAATGCGCCAGCCCCTGGGCCTGACCATCATTGGCGGCCTGGTCTTCAGCCAGGTGCTGACCCTCTACACCACCCCGGTGGTCTACCTCTACCTCGATCGCCTGCGCCACAAGTTCAACCACTGGCGTGGGGTCCGTACCGATGCCGCTCTGGAAACGCCGCTATGA
- a CDS encoding efflux transporter outer membrane subunit, translating into MTDQSSRPVTLLSAQCLAMARGSRALSLGLCVALLSACAIGPDYQRPPVAEPAQYKEAQGWRQANPSDALARGAWWELYGDAQLNGLIERLNSSNQSVAQAEAQYRQAQAMVRSSRGAFFPSVDLSAGKTRASQGTGSSSSGLSSSSSGIRDTYNTQLGVSWEADVWGKLRRGLEADQASAEASFADLAAMRLSQQSELVQNYLQLRVIDEQKRLLEATVAAYQRSLTMTQNQYQAGVSGKDAVAQAQTQLKSTQADLIDLIWQRAQFENAIAVLMGVPPAEFNLAETTRIPLLPQVPLAVPSQLLERRPDIASAERSVMAANAKIGVAKAAYYPDLTLSLAGGYSSSTYANWISLPNRFWSVGPKLAMTLFDGGQRSAEVDRTEAVYDQTVAKYRQTVLDGFREVENYMIQLKVLEDEAGVRQQALDSAREALRLTENQYKAGLIGYLDVVTSQTTALSNERSVLSLLQSRLIASVQLIAALGGGWDGQLQVSEQQ; encoded by the coding sequence ATGACCGATCAATCGTCCCGTCCCGTTACTCTGCTGTCCGCCCAGTGCCTGGCCATGGCCCGGGGTTCGCGGGCCTTGAGCCTGGGCTTGTGCGTGGCGCTGCTCAGTGCCTGCGCCATCGGTCCCGACTACCAGCGTCCGCCAGTGGCCGAGCCTGCGCAGTACAAGGAGGCCCAGGGCTGGCGCCAGGCCAATCCCAGCGATGCCCTGGCCCGGGGTGCCTGGTGGGAGCTGTACGGTGACGCCCAGCTCAACGGCCTGATCGAGCGCCTCAACAGTTCCAACCAGAGCGTGGCTCAGGCCGAGGCCCAGTACCGTCAGGCCCAGGCCATGGTGCGCAGCTCCCGCGGGGCGTTCTTCCCCAGTGTCGACCTCAGTGCCGGCAAGACCCGCGCCAGCCAGGGCACCGGCAGCAGCAGTTCGGGGCTGAGCAGCTCCAGCAGCGGCATTCGCGACACTTACAACACCCAACTGGGGGTGAGCTGGGAGGCGGATGTCTGGGGCAAGCTGCGCCGTGGCCTGGAAGCCGACCAAGCCAGCGCCGAGGCGAGCTTCGCCGATCTGGCGGCCATGCGCCTGAGCCAGCAGTCGGAGCTGGTGCAGAACTACCTGCAACTGCGGGTGATCGACGAACAGAAGCGCCTGCTGGAAGCCACGGTGGCGGCCTATCAGCGCTCCCTGACCATGACCCAGAACCAGTATCAGGCCGGGGTGTCCGGCAAGGATGCGGTGGCCCAGGCCCAGACCCAGCTCAAAAGCACCCAGGCCGACCTGATCGACCTGATCTGGCAGCGGGCGCAGTTCGAGAACGCCATCGCGGTGCTGATGGGCGTACCGCCGGCCGAATTCAACCTGGCGGAAACCACCCGGATTCCGTTGCTGCCCCAGGTCCCCCTGGCCGTGCCCTCGCAGTTGCTGGAGCGGCGTCCGGACATCGCCTCGGCGGAGCGGTCGGTGATGGCCGCCAATGCCAAGATCGGCGTGGCCAAGGCGGCTTACTATCCGGACCTGACCCTGAGCCTGGCCGGCGGTTACAGCAGCAGTACCTACGCCAACTGGATCAGCCTGCCCAACCGCTTCTGGTCGGTGGGGCCGAAACTGGCCATGACCCTGTTCGACGGTGGCCAGCGCTCGGCGGAAGTGGATCGCACCGAGGCCGTGTATGACCAGACCGTGGCCAAGTACCGGCAGACCGTGCTCGACGGTTTCCGCGAGGTGGAAAACTACATGATCCAGCTCAAGGTCCTGGAGGACGAGGCGGGGGTACGCCAGCAGGCCCTGGATTCGGCCCGCGAGGCCCTGCGCCTGACCGAGAACCAGTACAAGGCCGGACTCATCGGTTATCTGGACGTGGTCACCAGCCAGACCACCGCCCTGAGCAACGAGCGCAGCGTCCTCAGCCTGCTGCAGAGCCGGCTGATTGCCAGCGTGCAACTGATCGCCGCGCTGGGTGGCGGCTGGGACGGCCAGCTGCAGGTCAGCGAGCAGCAATAA